A genomic region of Eucalyptus grandis isolate ANBG69807.140 chromosome 5, ASM1654582v1, whole genome shotgun sequence contains the following coding sequences:
- the LOC104444261 gene encoding SKP1-like protein 1B: MSSIDKIILKSSDGESFEVEEAVALQSRTIDQMFKEKDFPDDGIPLHNVTSRILSKVIDYCKMHVVDTDRDSSVAGDDLKAWDAEFVKVDQGTFFDLILAANYLDIKGLLDLTCQTLADMVKGKTPEEIRKTFGSKNQCTPEEEEEVRRENQWAFE, translated from the exons ATGTCGTCGATTGACAAGATCATCCTCAAGAGCTCGGACGGAGAGTCCTTCGAGGTGGAGGAGGCGGTGGCTCTGCAGTCCCGTACCATTGATCAGATGTTCAAGGAAAAAGACTTCCCCGACGACGGCATCCCCCTCCACAACGTCACCAGCAGGATCCTCTCCAAGGTCATCGACTACTGCAAGATGCACGTCGTTGACACCGATCGCGACTCCTCCGTCGCCGGCGACGACCTCAAGGCCTGGGATGCTGAGTTCGTCAAGGTCGACCAAGGGACTTTCTTCGACCTCATCCTG GCGGCCAATTATCTGGACATCAAGGGCTTGCTGGATCTCACCTGCCAGACTCTGGCTGACATGGTTAAGGGGAAGACACCCGAGGAGATAAGGAAGACGTTCGGTAGCAAGAATCAATGCACGcccgaggaagaggaagaggttCGAAGGGAGAACCAATGGGCCTTTGAGTGA